A window of the Tessaracoccus sp. MC1865 genome harbors these coding sequences:
- the dnaA gene encoding chromosomal replication initiator protein DnaA, producing MTQSPTPDLAVLWEDVITSADFPTRAWLRRTRPVDMHGSTLMLAVGDEPTRERLETKLRPQIEDRLSELFGQPTHLAVMISPELVPDEPAPAAPMPEELPPQPMLPRSKPQEVRLNPRYTFESFVAGSSNRFAHAAAAAVAETPGKSYNPLMIYGPSGLGKTHLLHAIGHYVTSYYENLRVKYVSTEELTNDFINAISNNRTAEFRSSYRDVDVLLVDDIQFLESKIQTQEEFFHTFNTLHNAQKQIVMTSDRPPKLLEALEPRLRSRFEWGLMTDIQPPDLETRIAILRKKVAQQRLTAGTQVLELIASRIPTNIRELEGALTRVAALASLNAQEITEDLTQQVLNDLMPEDAAPVDAQTIMAATAGYYGISHDDLTGASRVATIAAARQVAMYLCREMTELSLPKIGSKFGGRDHSTVLHAVRKITEKIGVDRDLYNQVTELTNQIKQA from the coding sequence GTGACTCAATCACCGACGCCAGACCTGGCGGTGCTGTGGGAGGACGTGATCACGTCCGCGGATTTCCCTACTCGCGCCTGGCTACGCCGAACCCGGCCCGTGGACATGCACGGCTCGACGCTGATGCTCGCCGTCGGGGATGAACCCACCCGCGAACGCCTGGAGACGAAACTCCGTCCACAGATCGAGGACCGGCTCAGCGAGTTGTTCGGCCAACCCACCCACCTCGCGGTGATGATCAGCCCCGAACTGGTGCCCGACGAGCCCGCTCCGGCCGCGCCGATGCCGGAGGAACTACCGCCGCAGCCCATGCTGCCGCGTTCGAAGCCCCAGGAGGTGCGGCTGAATCCCCGCTACACCTTCGAGTCCTTCGTCGCCGGCTCGTCGAACCGCTTCGCGCACGCCGCAGCCGCCGCCGTCGCGGAGACCCCCGGCAAGTCCTACAACCCGCTGATGATCTACGGGCCCTCGGGCCTGGGCAAGACGCACCTCCTGCACGCCATCGGCCACTACGTCACCAGCTACTACGAGAACCTCCGAGTGAAGTACGTCTCCACGGAGGAGCTCACCAACGACTTCATCAACGCCATCTCCAACAACCGCACCGCGGAGTTCCGCTCGTCGTACCGCGACGTGGACGTGCTGCTGGTCGACGACATCCAGTTCCTGGAGTCGAAGATCCAGACGCAGGAGGAGTTCTTCCACACGTTCAACACCCTGCACAACGCCCAGAAGCAGATCGTGATGACGTCGGACCGGCCGCCGAAGCTGCTGGAGGCGCTGGAACCCCGGCTGCGCTCGCGCTTCGAATGGGGTCTCATGACCGACATCCAGCCGCCGGACCTCGAGACCCGCATCGCCATCCTCCGCAAGAAGGTCGCCCAACAGCGGCTGACCGCGGGCACCCAGGTGCTGGAACTCATCGCCTCGCGCATCCCCACCAACATCCGCGAGCTCGAAGGCGCCCTCACCCGCGTCGCCGCCCTGGCCAGCCTGAACGCGCAGGAGATCACCGAGGACCTCACGCAGCAGGTCCTCAACGACCTCATGCCCGAGGACGCGGCTCCTGTGGACGCGCAGACGATCATGGCGGCCACGGCCGGCTACTACGGCATCAGCCACGATGACCTGACAGGCGCCAGCCGCGTGGCCACCATCGCCGCGGCCCGCCAAGTGGCGATGTACCTCTGTCGTGAGATGACCGAGTTGTCGCTGCCGAAGATCGGCTCGAAGTTCGGGGGCCGGGACCACTCCACGGTGCTGCATGCCGTGCGGAAGATCACAGAGAAGATCGGCGTGGACAGGGACCTCTACAATCAGGTCACCGAGCTCACGAACCAGATCAAGCAGGCGTGA
- a CDS encoding metal-sensitive transcriptional regulator, with product MQLNPGEMESVVRRLKRAQGQLGGIIKMIEDGRDCDDIVTQLAAVSKAVDRAGFSTIAVGLKQCLEHPDQGMDQAKMEKLFLSLA from the coding sequence ATGCAGTTGAACCCCGGAGAGATGGAATCCGTCGTCCGCAGACTCAAGCGCGCCCAGGGCCAGCTGGGCGGCATCATCAAGATGATCGAGGACGGTCGCGACTGTGACGACATCGTCACGCAACTGGCCGCCGTGTCCAAGGCCGTCGACCGGGCCGGCTTCTCGACGATCGCCGTCGGTCTGAAGCAGTGCCTCGAGCACCCCGACCAGGGGATGGACCAGGCGAAGATGGAGAAGCTCTTCCTTTCGCTGGCCTGA